From Quercus robur chromosome 8, dhQueRobu3.1, whole genome shotgun sequence:
ATACCTGACTAGGTCCCAACTAAATTAAAGATGATTTCCATTAATCCGACTTGCCAGAAAACAGCgtaattcaaataaatttatatttataaaaaagttaaataaactGAACATGTTGCTATATTTCTTTGGCTAGTCTTAAATATTCAGGAGaatatattgttgttgtttgttcAGCATATGGTCCTGTCATAGACTTATCAAACCACAAATCCTGGTACTAATCCCAGGAGTTTAACCTAAATCCATCctgataataaaattttcaagttcCAAACCAAAATGAAAGCCAGTAATGGAAACAAGCAAACTAGACCCAGAAAAATTCAGGTGGGTTTGCGGATTGCAGAGTGCACTACAATATTGTATGCTGGATAAAATTCACCAATTCTATGAGTAAAAACAAGATAGATAGAACTTGGACATCAATAGtcaataaatcaaataattgtTCCCTGAAGTTTAAAGATGTCAATTCATTGCCCTCCACATGACAGCATATTAGCTGGACATTTAAAGACAAAACCAAGTCTCatttactgtgtaaattttCAACTTCAAGCAGATAATCTCAAAAGCTACAAAAATGTAACTTCTGGTTCACATACCTCTTCTCTTTTAAATGCTTTCGCATTAGGACAACAGGAGTGGTTTATACAACTTTGCAAAGGAAAAAATGCAGtacctaaaacaaaataaaattatgttagtCGTCTTATTAACACACCCCCCCACCTtcccccccacccaaaaaaaaaaaaaaaaaaggaaaatgaaaaagaaaaaacaaatgcagATAGTTCCAATTTGAAATTACCATAACCTGCTAAAAAgacaaccaaaatcacaacaGACAGGTTGCATGAGAGAGAAACTCTATTGGAAACCACAAGCAACAGAATTTAAGACATATGAGTAGCTTTTGCTCATCTTATTTGATTCAGatacaaaaaaattactataGACTGACAACTGACATATTAGAAGAatcataaaactaaaaactctGAGCTTATTAAGACTGCAGAAAACCATATCTGACATGTTGCAATGCATTATAGAACTCGATGCAGGTTGCATGCAATGCTAGCAGGGTTTTCAATTTGACAAAGAATACAGTAAAATGCTTTGCGGTTCTCCCATTTCTGCACATTTTGAACAGGACCCATTGAATCCTACTTTTTCCTAATTGCTGAATGTTGAAGGAAAACATGTTACCACTCCCATAAAAACCAATGACTTGTCAAAAACCAATATTCAAGCCACCAGCTGAACAACATTTAGAAAACAGATCAGTTTTAGTTCAACACCTTTTACAAAAGCATATATCTTGAACAGCTATTAAAGAATACACATCTAAACCACCCCCATAAGAGAGCTCAAcattaaatggcaaaaaaaaaaacacgcaagagaaaattttttatacatGTGGACAAAGATTCTGTATTAAAGTTCATCTTACCCTGGCAACAAACTGAATAGTCATCTCCAAGAGCATCAAGAAATGGTCGTGTAACTTTCTCAGCTTCTTGCTGCCATTGGTTTTAAGGTGAATAACATTAAAACTTTCTATTTGTTCAACACccccaacacccccccccccccccccaaaaaaaaaaaaaagaagaagaagaagaagaaagatataAGGCCATAAATTCTAACCTTTTCAGGATATGGAAgatcatcaatatataaaaagtaatcCTCCACTGGGGATGCTACAACCAAATCACTGAAACATACAAGAATTTGATGTaaagttacttatcaaaaataataatttgaagtAAAGTTACACTGGCACGCCACACGATTCCAATTTAAGCATATATGCTGTAAAAGGAAATAGTGCAATTTTGCTTCAATTAATCATGCCATTGCAATCATCAATTTTATTGCAAATACTCTACATGTTATAAGGGTGGCATTATAAAGAGCAAAAGTGCAACAGAGCATGACTCTTACAGATTATTCAGTTCAAACATGCCAATAATTTGCCCATAGATCTCTAGGGAAAACACTTGGTAGGAGTTAAGGCCTCACACATAAAGATGGTAGGGACATTAAACATAATTACAGtgaaataacaaatttcaataGATTCAGCATTTGGAAGGATACATGGTTCACATTCCTTGCTAAAGATGGCTGCCTTGAGAAGCTGCAGTGACTGAAAGTATTCAAAGAGAACAGTTAAAATAGAATAGAGCAGAATAGTGGTGCAATAtatattatcatcatcattaatTTGGAACACAGCAGGAAGAGCAGAGGCTCCCTATTATTCTCAACGATGCTTGTTGCATTAATGAAATAAAGATTGATATGTTAAGCTTGTGTTGTGAATAGAATTTATCTTTTGGTTCATGTGACAGGCATAAACCCTGACGATTCCATTGTATAAGGCTATGCAAGCCACTTTGATCAAAGATACATACATGACTACAGACAATTTAAGATTATAATTGCTCTATGTAAGTATGTCCTACGGGTCAGTACAGCTGATTCCAAACTTTTAACAGATCTGAACAACTCTGGACTCAAAAAAACATGGAAGAAATAATACTCCCTCTACCAAACTCAAATTCAAATGGTCCAAGAGGCTGGGGAAACATGGTAGTGTCTCAGGTAAGACCTAGAAACACAAATATCTTAAAATGGAAGAGGAAAGGTATTGAACTAAGGCAATATATATGATGCAGGGAGCATTAAGATCAtctaagattttatttttaaagaaaaattagtttttttttttttttttttaaattttgaatttggttttaatgttgaggttttaagggattTGATTAGATGTTTTTCATATTAGTATAATCCCTAAAATCTATTTAATTGGTACTCTTGTAATGGTGAAAGGTAGCACAATTTGAATATGATGAGTTGAGAATATGCCTTCtcctttgttctctttttttggtggTGATATCAAACACCCTTCAGTGGTGATGCCTAGGATTTGTTCTTGATACCAAGTTGATgcaaaaaaatataggaaaatagagataaaagaggaaaaaaaggagCAACAGAAAAAATcctaggcttcaccacctaGAATCTGCCTGCAAACCCTAGGCATCAccaccaaaaaaagagaacaaaggaGGAGACATATTCTCAACTCAtcataaaattattcttattcAAATTGTAATACCTTTCACCATTACAAGAGTGCCAGTTAAATCGGTTTTAGGGATTAtactaaaatgcaaaacatcTAATCAAATCCCTTAAAACCCTCAGCAttaccaaattcaaaatttaaaaacaaaattattttacaataaaaaaataaaatcttagaTGATATTAATGCTCCCTGCATCAATATAAATCCTGGATAGGCCAGAGATTTCCTTGGAAAATTTGCAAGATAATTGTCAAAAGACCAGGACCATCGATGAAATAGGTTCTTAGATGGCAGAGTTGGTTGTTCTGACTTCTGACCCCAAGGTTATATGATGAAAAGCTTTACAATAACAACCAGGCATGATCAACATATTGGGTTCTCGCATCAAGTTATGTCTGGATTGGTGCAGCTAAGGGTACCTTGAAGATCACTTCTCTAAGGAAAACTGATTAAACAGTGAGTGCTGGACTTGGATAGCATGTGGTGGGTTTCAAGGTGGAGAAAATTGGTTTGCTGCGTGCTATTTCAAATTACACTCAATGGTACAATCTCTGTAAAGGGAAGCCCTTCTCTCATAGCAGAGTGTTGAATCCCCTAATGCCTGCCGATACTTTTTCACCTGAGGAGCCATCAGCATGATATAAACCTAAGAAGGGGGACAGGGGGGTAGCTGACTGAGGAACACAGATATTTTGCATTAGTCACACTCACACCCATAATTGTGATCATTGGTACATTCATTTCCCTCAAAGAATCCACTTACAAAGGGTTTGGCTTTGGCACCTTAGGAGTAAGGTATATAATGCGAGTCGCACCCAAAAACATGACTACCACTCACTGGACAGTTTCATCTTCATTTCACTATCATTTTAGTATAATGAGGAAAACCTAAAACAAGATTTGCATCCATTCCTTTAGTGGCTGCTTATAACTTTTGggaatttaacaaaaaaaggaTACAAGAATGCCAACCtagaaatttggaaaaaaacaatttatatataggGGAAGATTGAAGCCTACATCAGCAAAGATCATCTTTAAGAAATAACAATCTAAGTCAATAGCACAAAGACTAACATTTCTGAGTTAGAGAGGACCCCCAGAAAAGAAATAacgtttaaaataaaaaataaaaaaaccatggAAAAGGCACGAAATTTTCTATCTAGTAACCAAACTTAAAGTGATATGTCATATGTACtgaaaataaaatctcaaaagTTAGAAATTTTGAGTATGGTGAAGAAAAATGAATGTAATTAGAAGCAAGAGCAATTGCATAAGAGGCAGGCCAAGAAAGGTGGAGactgaataaaaaagaaattaagaattttccatgtttcccattttttttaataggaaattCCATGTTTcccaatttaattattaattctttctttttcctcttaacAATTTTATGAAGAGGTGTTGAAACTGATGCAACATCAATTGGAAAAGTGATTCTTAGCTAGAGCATTGATTATGAGCTTTATACATTGTTAGAaaaatggttaaataattaCATTCACCTTTTCCTAGCaccttaagcttttgggacaattggtaaTATTTCATGGTATCGGAGCAAGGGGGGAGTCTAGGCATACATGTGAAAGGGGTGTTAGAAcaatagttaaataattaaattcaccatttcttaatagcttaagttttttggactattaataatttatcagAACTAATGTGTTGAACATGCCAAAaaggaacaagaaaaattttaagctgacaaaaataaatttcaaaaaatagctGGAAATTGGAAAACAATCACCCCTTGCCCCTTCTCCCTAGATCGAGGTGAAGGGGGTTCAtaatgtaaaaagaaaatgtctACTGCCCAAAATAGTTAGAATACTGAGGTACAGATACATAAAGAGCAAGGTTAGTTATTGTATTTGGAAGCAACTGAATCACTCAACATAAATTGAGTATGTTTATGTCAACACATGCAACATCTATATGAGGAAGTCTTACTTTGAATGCTAGCTCTTTTAACTGCATCCTGAAAGCAGCTTCATCAGAAGAATCTACATCATCTGGCAATGCAACGCAATCCCACCACCTATATATAGACCCAAGTGAGTGTTTCTTCTAACTACTTCAAATAGTAAAAGTGTCTTCCTATACAGTCTTAACAATAccaaaaaagtgaaaagataAAGAACTatatcaaaggaaagaaaagtttagaacaatgtGGTGGCCTATTTCACAGCCCACACGTCAGGCTATGCTATCAACAAATGAAATGTAATATtcaaaagaacataaaaaaatatttccaaaaacttTCCAAGATATTAAATATTACCATTACAAGCATGTAAACAATGTTACAGAAGTTAGTTATACAAACAAGAATGATTATAGAAGAGAATTCAAGAAATGTTAACTCGATGAAATTCAAACTTAAGTCAATACAAGTTGGCAAGTCCAAATCCTTGACAATTAATAAGTTCAGGATTTTTCTGTTCAATGGAAGATCTCTATATACAATCAGATTATATTTGAGTAATTTGAAAATAGACCAATAATTCTCTAAGGATTTACTGGCATCCTGAAGCCAGTCAAGTCCATGTGAAGAAAAGGTAAAATTGAACTACCATGCATTGGAAGCTGTCATGACATATTACACTATAGAAAGTGGAAATTCCTTGGGCCAACATCATGTATCCCCCAAGAAAGAATATgatactacaatattttttttttataggtgaTGAAGACATGAAGTACTCCAATAGTTAAACTATTGTTCACAAAAGCAATGGTAGTACAGATTTTCCTTTCAAATTACAATATAGCAAGTCAGCATTGGATCACAACTACCTTTTCTTGTGTCCCATTGATATCGGTTTCCATGCCTCCAAGAGTAAAGATATATCAGAATGGTCTGAAACATTAGGTGTAGCACACTTCTCCCTTTCTTTGAGATGAGTCACTTTCAACTTCCTATACCTTAATATAGTGGAAGAGATAACCTGAAATTAGAATCTGAAGTATTAGGCTGTGATTCTGACCTCCCACTGTTACTATTACTCTTAGAAACAGTGGCATACATCAAGTAATTGGGGTAACCTCATGCTACGCAGGTATGAAAACCATGAGATATAAGGAATAGGAAGATCAAAAGCAATACTTGCAATAATTACAAACGTACCTTTGCAGCAAGAAGGAAAATATCATTTGTATctaaagaacaagaagaaaaaacttttagaaagagagagaaaataattttattagtggtagagagagagagagaaaataattttattagtggTGGACATAACCTACAAGTTTAGAACCTTACCATTAGCATGCTGCATAAATTTTAGAAGTGCCTCCCGACATAATGATTTTGAACTCTCCCCAGTGCAAAGTAGGCAATGAGACAATTCCCAATCAGCCTCTGCACATGATTTGCTACAAATATTGGCAACATTATCACAATTGATTAATTCATACTTGATGCCTAAAAAGAAGAATTATCAACAGCACATGTTCCAAGGAAACTCAAAAATGAAACTTACTCAGAACAGTTTCATATGGTGAAAATTAGGTCtactcaattttattttatttttgcataaTTAAAAATCAGGTTTATTTGCAGTTTGGCTTTAAACCAGTAGTTTTCCCGCCAGTTATGGCACAAGAATGTGCCTCCATGTTGTAGACCTCAACAAGCATGAAAGTTGTGCATGTAATAGCATGGCAACTATTACACACCGCCCAAATTGAAATagaatctttttaaaaaaaaaaaagcatggcaACTATTAGGTAACagattttccatttttctttgtttctggTCTTTTTAGGCTATGTCAAAGACTAGATGCCTGTGCTAGAGAAAACACCACCTCATGTCTTTCTTAAATGGCCTTGTTGATAGcataacaacaattttaaaagggaaaaaaatatgtaGAGATATTAATTACTGTAAAAGCGAATCCTAGACAATGAAGAATCACTAAAACTAAAAAGTgttgtttaagaaaaaaatttcatcaaattctTAAGAGCCTTTcaagaattcattttggattGCTTACATTTCGGGTAGTTATTGCTAAAATGCAACCCCTTTTACAGTCAGTGGTAAAATAAATGACAGGACAAAACTGGAACAGATGCAACAACAAATTTGAATGatagaaaaataagaaataatcgACAAATCAGCACCTATGCTTGCTTTTAATCAACACCAAGCAAGAAAGCCCTATTtttaatcaacaaaaataaacaccAAACCATTGGGAAAATTTCCatggaaattttattaatcaagcaAACTTCTATTATCTCCATTGGAGTACAACAGTGTGCTTATATTGACTACTATGACTTAACCCAATATTTAATTGACTTAAGAAAGCCCAATTATTGTATCACAAAAATAACCTCGActctaaaaaattgaataaaaaaaatactaataacctAATTAACTAATAAGACCTATAATAAAATCAAGTggaacaataaaaaatatacagtTAACTTCTTaaactatataatataaattaaattaaaattggctTTGCACTTTCTGGTTCAATAAAACATGAATTAGCAAGAAAAGATTTTTCATCATGCAAAGATAGTGTTACCTGCAGTAGTAAGCTTCTCCACAGCCACCGGCACATCGAACAAGTGGAGGCAAGGAGAACTCTTTGGAGTAAGGCAACACCAATTCCTCATTCATTAATGATTCCACAACCTCTCTAGGGAGAGGAAATCTCTCTTTGGAACTGCTAGAAGCACAATTTCCCAAGTTGTCATGGTTGTTCATGAGGGAATTGTCTTCTCCTTCAGAGGAATCAGTTTGGCAGCAATCTTCCGGTATGTGTTTAAAGGTCTCCAGATCAGATTCATGATTCACAGAAACTCCTAAATCTTGCAAATAAAGTCTCCTTCCAGTTTGAAGTTCTATGGAGCCAATAAAACGAAAACAGAAGCTACACACTAAACAGTCGATCTGCAATGTGAAAAGGAAAATAGGAAATGTGTTAACTTTCAGGGGGaaaaaagttaaacaaaaattagtaaatcagaataatatataaagaaCCTTGTTTGAACAATGTTGTATTCCCACAAGCATTTGGTCTTTCAAAACAAGCTCTCCTTCCTTAAAGTCCAAGTCAGCATATAAACCTGCAGTTCGTCAAATGTGTCATAATAACCATTGCAATGCAAATCAGAAATAGTAAATCTTCATTAGAACAAAAATGATTAGaattagaaacaaaattttcaaagtttgCTAAAGCTgacctaaaatatttttattgttgcaTACTGTTAACCATTCCATTAACATACACTTatttaaaaatcataaataaaaaacctattCCATTAACATACAACCATAAACAAAAAGGTTACactcaaaattccaaaaaaataaaaatcactgtAACTGCGTACATGAAGCTCACTACTTTCAAGTTGTAAGTCCTTTTTGAGAGGAAAACTCAATTAACTTTTTTAATGTTCTATGTTGATCACTGTAAGTGAGAGGGTAATTTATGTTTTGTTATAAACAGGCGATGGCCATTTCTTGCGTTGATTGTACTTATAAGCTTTatagtttgtgtgtgtgtgtgttatttatCACATTTcaatattcataataataaaaaaattcattaaaaataaacagCAGTCTTATCAATTTGACAAAGGCAACATTTCTTATAACAAAGCGATAAGATCAAATTCATTGATAATTCACTTTAACCAATTGGTAATGTACAGCAAGAGCCTTGTCACTAAGTGGCATTCCTGGTCTCTTTTATGAGGAGAATCGGGGTTTGAATCCTCCTCCCCTACTTgttgtaacaattgaattatatttttttaaaaatggtaaTGGACATTAAGCTAATAATCTAGAAGCACGGGCACGGACACGGACACAGGTACAACATGGCAACATGAgcaatttctgaaaaattataaGATGAACCGATACAGTACCCCAAATGAAGTGTGCTTCCTAGTAATAATACAGCAATTGCCCAACAACATTGAATTAAATTATAAGATGCACAAGCAGGCAAGCAAGTAAGCATATGTATTATGGATCGAAACTGCCACATTACATTGCATAGGCTAACTGTCTAATTGGCAAAATGaaaacataggaaaaaaaaaaaaagggtacccTTTCCAAGCTCTCCATTTTGTTTCACTTTAATACCACGGCATTGCCTACTTGATATAACATTATCAAAATACTCCTGAATGAATCACACAGATATATTCATtaacaataaacaacaatacCAACGCAAGGTGAGCCTAATTAAcctcttatttaaaaaaaaaaaaaaaaaaaaaaaagaatttgataaggagcaagagagagagagagaggttgccTGAAGATGGAGAGGGTGAGGAGGATTGAGAAGAGCAGAGACTTCATTTGCGAACTTGGCGTCGATTGAGCAAACCGTGTCATCCACTTCCATTCCCAACAATTGTTTGTTAAAAATAGCAGAGAAATGAGAAGAGAAGATAGCACggtgtttgtttattttgtgcTACTTAGTATTTGTGACGGCGcctaatattaaatattaataatatggtGTTCTCTGCACCATGGGTCGAACGTCTGGAACTGTTCGTGCTCAGCTTCATTTCCCACTTCAGTGACttcacgattttttttttttttttttttaagttgtgaaTTGTGATTGCTACCCACCTATGTAGGGCTAAGTTGGCCTGTTAAACCTATGGACTTGGGGCGTTAGGGTCTCAACAAAACCAACACAAGGTGAgcctttaaaaaacaaaaaagggtgAGCCTCGTCATTCAATCTTAGTAATGCTACATTGAAAACTCACACAACCACTTTAATGCTTCACTTGGGGACAAGCTTACATTACGTGATTGGatgttttttcctcttttaattGAGGGTCAAATAGGTATAAGTTTTATTCCACGGATCATCGATTTTGTCAATATTGATAAGATATATACTAAACAGTAGGAAAGTTGAATGAAATAtgataatttagttttttttttttttttttctaaggtttAAATAAATAGTTCAGATAATGAATGTCTTATGGCATTCATTTAggttaaattttataatatagttAATTGTCTTTTTTATAGAAAGTCAAGTTATTTTCAGTTTAAAGGGCATTTGCAATTgtattagtttttattaattCCTCATACATATGAGATATGTTTGAAACTTTTTTAAAGAATGCATAGTGATACATGTTAATAAAATACTTGAATAAATTGATGGTCTCTAAAGTTTAGTACAAGTCTGTTTGGGTATCCTATAATTTTCGATAGCTTATATGCATggtgtttataaaaaaatatataatttttggtaaCTTTTATATTAAGTGTGTGATAAGTGACAACATGCTAAAATCTagcttaatttaaaaaaaaaattaaaagtttgctTATTTGTAAAAAAGCTAAGAtataaggcaaaaaaaaaaaaaaaaaacttatagcTTTTTGCCACCCACACTAAAGTTTTAAAAGATGAAGTGAACAATTTTAGTCCATTTGATGATATGGTCAATCTAAGAACAGACACGTCATTACTCTTTAGAAACTAAAATATAGatcaacaatattttttcaaaagttaccatcacaacaaaaattcagGACAATTTTATGACACTCTTAAGGTTTGCCTACAACCTCAAGGTGCTTCTCAATCTGGGCAATTGCACTCGTAGCTACTTTCACACACTGCGTCATGGCAACAAACTCCTTTTGCTGATTGATTGCTTAATGCTTGTGTGCCAACCTCTAAGGCAGCAAGGCATTATTCAGTAGTGGTGGATTGCAGTCATTTCTGCTCTAATACCAGTTGATGGAATATGGTTCATAAAGCATTGGTGGAAAATTGGTGTGACAAATGGTCTGATTTTAGGTTGACCAGCCTACtgaaaagagagggagagaaatatTTGAGTTGAAATTCTTCTACTAGTTTTATTAATTGAAAGTCATTCCTACATTGCCAATTGGCTCAATCCTACTACTATTAaaatagttgaataaaagatctagaGTTTAATCCTTGCTAACACctaaaactgattggtgtcttggtatgatgataaaaagctattatCAAGAGCGAACGCCATATGTTGAaactcttttcaaaaaaaaaaaaaaaagttgataagagTGAGAAAAAATCAACTCATAACAAACAAGCCGTCGCTTCTTATTGTATTTTAAGTCTATAGTTTAATCAAATAGCTAAATGTTGTTACACACAATATTTTacacaccaaaacaaaaaagaaaaaaaaaaaaaaagcactgaAATATAACAAACACTGCTCTAATCAAATTATTAACAAACTCAACAACCATTTGGATCATGCAACGTGGATTCCAActcttaataaatttaaaaaaattcagtttcttctatttcttttacATTTAAATTTTCCAATTCCCTCTAATTTTAAGTTAAATGTAAAACATTAAAcacttatttaattttgcatgatttacattaattttttaaatatcccATGTCTCACATCATTGTCCCTAATCTGATTTTAAAATGGAAATGGGAATAGgaatctataataaaaaaaaatgaaattaccactcattttttatatttatgttacTTGATTCACAAGAATCgcaacttcttttattttaatagatcCGATAGTGTGAGTTTCAGttagtttaattagtaaaatgtttgatggttgtataaaaaatttggagttcaatccccacctacactaaaaactgattggtgttttggtttgatgataaaaagttatcatcagAAGCagacgccataggttaaaactctctaaaaaaaatagatacgATAAAGTTTTAAGTGTCTACTTTTGATtattactctttatcatcatgTCAAGTTCATATCTTCTCATCGTCTGCACTTGTTTAAAAGACAACACAATACACTTCAATCCATGTATCACCTGACCAAGTCTGATTTTCAACAtgtatatcttttcttttccatttggattgagcttTACTATATAACATAAACCTAACATCAACACCAAACGAGGCATCAGTCTCTGCTTTCAATCTTATAGGAGATTTGGTGCTTGAAAAACATGCCTGTTATTCACCCTCATCCAAACTCCACGAGAAACTGAATAAATTCTTGTGCATCAGAGTGAATTTCTCATGAAAACGACCATAGGAAATCAAACTAGGGCGCAGGAAAGAGATTTCCCAGCCAGCTTGACTCCAGTGATATTCCAATGACAAACTGAAAACTTGCAAAACAATATGATGGAACACCAAAATTATTGccataaaaatacaaacatcAACTTTTTGGTGAAATATCCCATGGAGTTGGGACA
This genomic window contains:
- the LOC126695379 gene encoding histone-lysine N-methyltransferase ATXR2, yielding MEVDDTVCSIDAKFANEVSALLNPPHPLHLQEYFDNVISSRQCRGIKVKQNGELGKGLYADLDFKEGELVLKDQMLVGIQHCSNKIDCLVCSFCFRFIGSIELQTGRRLYLQDLGVSVNHESDLETFKHIPEDCCQTDSSEGEDNSLMNNHDNLGNCASSSSKERFPLPREVVESLMNEELVLPYSKEFSLPPLVRCAGGCGEAYYCSKSCAEADWELSHCLLCTGESSKSLCREALLKFMQHANDTNDIFLLAAKVISSTILRYRKLKVTHLKEREKCATPNVSDHSDISLLLEAWKPISMGHKKRWWDCVALPDDVDSSDEAAFRMQLKELAFKSLQLLKAAIFSKECEPLFSLEIYGQIIGMFELNNLDLVVASPVEDYFLYIDDLPYPEKQEAEKVTRPFLDALGDDYSVCCQGTAFFPLQSCINHSCCPNAKAFKREEDKDGQAIIIALKPICKGEEVTISYVDEDLPFEERQALLADYGFKCKCPKCLGEEQ